One Cupriavidus oxalaticus genomic region harbors:
- a CDS encoding methyl-accepting chemotaxis protein, which produces MQWFNQLRVTTRLVAGFLVVAVIGAVMGLLGVVNMGRMADWTDKIYHGDLQALKAVQDANINLVYASRSQIGLLSASTMGERATEKELIARSLGVMDERIRSVAGAFSSTSESQAMVKQYHDLAPAFRARMEKYVELVSKQPLDTSQFESQVFTESADLLKDSHALEDVMAKMVKRRDDRARSNNEEARSVYDATRVWMLALVLGGVALSVLLGVFLARGLSRQLGGEPGYAAEIAKRIADGDFSATVVTRAGDKSSLVYAMQQMQRQLSHMVRDFKESAESIGTASREIAAGNNDLSQRTEQQAASLEETASSMEELTSTVRQNADNARQASGLAANASETALRGGEVVGRVVQTMDEINDASRKIVDIIGVIEGIAFQTNILALNAAVEAARAGEQGRGFAVVAGEVRSLAQRSANAAKEIKGLIGDTVERVDNGSALVGQAGKTMDEIVQAVKRVTDIMGEISAASAEQSSGIEQVNQAVAQMDEVTQQNAALVEQAAAAAGALEEQAGRLQGAVAMFRLAAEDAHASFSLPAQASVSAAAPGKAAGKVRTPASRKRAAPAVPAAATVAATASAEADAPQAAAPAQPAVTAARTPRPALAGADNGDWSAF; this is translated from the coding sequence ATGCAGTGGTTTAATCAATTGCGCGTCACGACCAGGCTGGTTGCCGGATTCCTGGTCGTCGCGGTGATCGGCGCCGTCATGGGGCTGTTGGGCGTCGTCAACATGGGGCGCATGGCCGACTGGACCGACAAGATCTATCACGGCGACCTGCAGGCACTGAAGGCCGTGCAGGACGCCAACATCAACCTGGTCTACGCCAGCCGCTCGCAGATCGGCCTGCTGTCGGCGTCGACCATGGGCGAGCGCGCCACCGAGAAGGAGCTGATCGCCAGGTCGCTGGGCGTGATGGACGAGCGTATCCGCAGTGTGGCAGGCGCCTTCTCGTCGACCTCCGAGTCGCAGGCAATGGTCAAGCAATACCACGACCTGGCGCCAGCCTTCCGCGCGCGCATGGAAAAGTATGTCGAGCTGGTCAGCAAGCAGCCGCTGGATACCTCGCAGTTCGAGAGCCAGGTGTTCACCGAGAGCGCCGACCTGCTCAAGGACAGCCATGCGCTGGAAGACGTGATGGCGAAGATGGTCAAGCGCCGCGACGACCGTGCCCGCAGCAACAACGAGGAAGCGCGCAGCGTCTATGACGCCACCCGGGTGTGGATGCTGGCGCTGGTGCTGGGCGGCGTCGCGCTGTCGGTGCTGCTGGGCGTGTTCCTGGCGCGTGGACTGTCGCGCCAGCTCGGCGGCGAGCCGGGCTATGCGGCCGAGATCGCGAAGCGCATCGCCGATGGCGACTTCTCCGCGACGGTGGTGACGCGCGCCGGCGACAAGAGCAGCCTGGTCTATGCCATGCAGCAGATGCAGCGGCAGCTGTCGCACATGGTCCGCGACTTCAAGGAGTCGGCGGAATCGATCGGCACGGCCTCGCGTGAAATTGCCGCCGGCAACAACGACCTGTCGCAGCGCACGGAGCAGCAGGCCGCGTCGCTGGAAGAGACCGCTTCCAGCATGGAAGAGCTGACCAGCACCGTGCGCCAGAACGCCGACAATGCGCGCCAGGCCAGCGGGCTGGCGGCCAATGCGTCGGAGACCGCGCTGCGCGGTGGCGAAGTGGTGGGCCGCGTGGTGCAGACCATGGACGAGATCAACGATGCGTCCAGGAAGATCGTCGACATCATCGGCGTGATCGAGGGCATTGCCTTCCAGACCAATATCCTGGCGCTGAACGCCGCGGTGGAAGCCGCGCGCGCCGGCGAGCAGGGCCGCGGCTTTGCCGTGGTCGCGGGCGAGGTGCGCAGCCTGGCGCAGCGCAGCGCCAATGCGGCGAAGGAAATCAAGGGCCTGATCGGCGATACCGTCGAGCGTGTCGACAACGGCTCGGCGCTGGTGGGCCAGGCCGGCAAGACCATGGACGAGATCGTGCAGGCGGTGAAGCGCGTGACCGACATCATGGGCGAGATCAGCGCGGCCTCGGCCGAGCAGAGCTCCGGCATCGAGCAGGTCAACCAGGCCGTGGCGCAGATGGACGAGGTGACGCAGCAGAACGCGGCACTGGTCGAGCAGGCCGCGGCCGCTGCCGGCGCGCTGGAAGAGCAGGCCGGCCGCCTGCAGGGCGCGGTGGCGATGTTCCGCCTGGCGGCGGAGGATGCGCACGCATCGTTCTCGCTGCCGGCGCAGGCATCAGTTTCCGCAGCAGCGCCCGGCAAGGCCGCAGGCAAGGTGCGCACGCCGGCATCGCGCAAGCGCGCGGCCCCGGCGGTTCCGGCTGCGGCCACCGTAGCGGCAACGGCATCCGCCGAAGCCGACGCGCCGCAAGCGGCCGCGCCCGCGCAGCCGGCGGTCACCGCTGCACGCACGCCGCGCCCCGCGCTGGCCGGTGCCGACAACGGCGACTGGAGCGCGTTCTGA
- a CDS encoding DUF4088 family protein yields MTSEITLALPPDDAARLRKEFDQFIGVSTGLDREFLPPEFNDFLRARLLQHDGPLTERAVNRLLSGGEYGWARRVFDKQLPNALAALMRDAQRFGFGLAVQPDWTAAQRLAHAREWAAKVLTECGADDGFTEALATQVAASAEDVRALEARMRTPAWRLAESLRQRAYDLMYALQTEDNEATGRARVGELRGMLGLALEYGSVQPEEAARVLEQVERSRPALFRDAPDDVFARLAAWLRRMFGG; encoded by the coding sequence ATGACGAGCGAGATCACCCTGGCCCTGCCGCCCGATGACGCGGCCAGGCTACGCAAGGAATTCGACCAGTTCATCGGCGTCTCGACCGGGCTGGACCGCGAGTTCCTGCCGCCCGAGTTCAACGACTTCCTGCGCGCCCGGCTGCTGCAGCACGATGGCCCGCTGACCGAGCGCGCCGTGAACCGGCTGTTGTCCGGCGGCGAGTATGGCTGGGCCCGGCGCGTGTTCGACAAGCAGTTGCCCAACGCGCTGGCGGCGCTGATGCGCGACGCGCAGCGCTTCGGCTTTGGCCTCGCGGTGCAGCCGGACTGGACGGCGGCGCAGCGCCTTGCGCACGCGCGCGAATGGGCCGCGAAGGTGCTGACCGAGTGCGGGGCCGATGACGGTTTCACGGAAGCGCTGGCGACCCAGGTCGCGGCCTCGGCCGAAGACGTGCGTGCGCTCGAGGCGCGCATGCGCACGCCGGCATGGCGGCTGGCCGAAAGCCTGCGCCAGCGTGCCTATGACCTGATGTACGCGCTGCAGACCGAAGACAACGAGGCCACGGGCCGTGCCCGCGTCGGCGAGCTGCGCGGCATGCTGGGACTGGCGCTCGAGTATGGCTCGGTGCAGCCGGAAGAAGCCGCGCGCGTGCTCGAGCAGGTGGAGCGCTCGCGTCCCGCGTTGTTCCGCGATGCGCCCGACGATGTCTTTGCGCGGCTGGCGGCGTGGCTGCGGCGCATGTTCGGCGGTTGA
- the flhD gene encoding flagellar transcriptional regulator FlhD, giving the protein MESSEVLQEIREVNLAYLLLAQRLVRENQVEAMFRLGVSKEIADILGKLTSAQLVKLAASNMVLCRFRFDDHALLSTLTHTAKSHDMQQIHAAILLARQPVESLN; this is encoded by the coding sequence TTGGAAAGCAGTGAAGTTCTCCAGGAGATCAGGGAGGTCAACCTCGCCTATCTGCTGCTCGCGCAACGACTCGTGCGCGAAAACCAGGTCGAAGCCATGTTCCGGCTCGGGGTCAGCAAGGAAATCGCGGATATCCTCGGCAAGCTGACTTCGGCGCAACTCGTCAAGCTCGCGGCATCCAACATGGTGCTGTGCAGGTTCCGCTTCGACGACCATGCGCTTCTGTCCACGCTCACCCACACGGCCAAGAGCCACGACATGCAGCAGATCCACGCCGCGATCCTGCTTGCTCGCCAGCCTGTGGAGTCACTCAATTGA
- the flhC gene encoding flagellar transcriptional regulator FlhC, which produces MTALLKAEPNRSFTATSAATPRKSVLQDANQTQLAIELIGLGARLQVLEAETTLSRDRLIRLYKELRGVSPPKGMLPFSTDWFTTWLPNIHSSLFFSAYQFMVQEGETVGIRAVVAAYRLYLEHVSLLGGEIVLSFTRAWTLVRFFESNMLQLSRCTCCGGQFVTHAYEPHANFVCSLCRPPSRAGKVKKLSKDAAAVQTTA; this is translated from the coding sequence TTGACCGCGCTGCTGAAGGCCGAGCCGAACCGGAGTTTCACGGCCACCTCCGCAGCCACCCCACGCAAGAGCGTTCTCCAGGATGCCAACCAGACCCAGCTCGCCATCGAGCTGATCGGCCTGGGTGCGCGCCTGCAGGTGCTGGAAGCCGAGACCACGCTGTCGCGCGACCGGCTCATCCGCCTGTACAAGGAACTGCGCGGAGTCTCGCCTCCCAAGGGCATGCTGCCCTTCTCGACGGACTGGTTCACCACCTGGCTGCCGAATATCCACTCGTCGCTGTTCTTCTCTGCCTACCAGTTCATGGTGCAGGAAGGCGAGACCGTGGGCATCCGCGCCGTGGTGGCGGCCTATCGCCTGTACCTCGAGCACGTTTCGCTGCTCGGCGGTGAAATTGTCTTAAGTTTCACGCGTGCCTGGACGTTAGTACGGTTCTTCGAGAGCAATATGCTGCAGCTGTCCCGCTGCACGTGTTGCGGCGGACAGTTCGTCACGCACGCGTATGAGCCGCACGCGAACTTCGTGTGCAGCCTGTGCCGTCCGCCCTCGCGCGCAGGGAAAGTGAAAAAGCTCTCGAAAGACGCCGCCGCCGTACAGACCACCGCCTGA
- the motA gene encoding flagellar motor stator protein MotA, whose protein sequence is MLVVLGYVVVVVAVLGGYAMTGGHMGALYQPAEFVIIGGAAFGAFIATNTTKAIKATARALPGLFKGSKYKKELYLDVMSLLYVLLSKARREGILFLEKEIADPASSSVFSQYPRILSDPVVMEFLTDYLRMMVNGNMNAFEIEALMDHEIETFRHEAEIPAHALSRVGDALPAFGIVAAVMGVVHALGSADLPPAELGALIAHAMVGTFLGILLAYGFISPLAARIELQVSENVKVYECIKVVLLASLNGYAPLVAVEFGRKVLYSTVRPSFLELDDHVREVKSLN, encoded by the coding sequence GTGCTAGTAGTTCTTGGCTATGTCGTCGTGGTTGTCGCGGTGCTTGGCGGTTACGCCATGACCGGCGGCCACATGGGCGCGCTATATCAACCGGCGGAATTCGTGATCATCGGGGGTGCCGCCTTCGGTGCCTTCATCGCCACCAACACCACCAAGGCCATCAAGGCCACCGCCCGCGCCCTGCCGGGCCTGTTCAAGGGCTCCAAGTACAAGAAGGAGCTGTACCTGGACGTCATGTCGCTGCTGTATGTGCTGCTGTCCAAGGCACGCCGCGAGGGCATCCTGTTCCTGGAAAAGGAAATCGCGGATCCCGCCTCCAGCAGCGTCTTCAGCCAGTATCCGCGCATCCTGTCGGATCCGGTGGTGATGGAATTCCTCACCGACTACCTGCGCATGATGGTCAACGGCAACATGAACGCCTTCGAGATCGAGGCCCTGATGGACCACGAGATCGAGACCTTCCGCCATGAGGCCGAGATTCCCGCCCATGCGCTGTCGCGCGTCGGCGATGCGCTGCCCGCCTTCGGCATCGTCGCCGCGGTGATGGGCGTGGTGCATGCGCTGGGTTCGGCCGACCTGCCGCCGGCGGAACTGGGCGCGCTGATCGCGCACGCCATGGTCGGCACCTTCCTGGGCATCCTGCTGGCCTACGGTTTTATCTCGCCGCTGGCCGCGCGCATCGAGCTGCAGGTGTCCGAGAACGTCAAGGTCTACGAGTGCATCAAGGTGGTGCTGCTCGCCTCCCTGAACGGCTACGCCCCGCTGGTCGCGGTGGAATTCGGCCGCAAGGTGCTGTACTCCACGGTGCGGCCGTCGTTCCTCGAGCTCGACGACCACGTGCGCGAAGTCAAGAGCCTGAACTGA
- the motB gene encoding flagellar motor protein MotB yields MSSAHDMRPIIVRRARSHARPHGNHSWKIAYADFMTAMMALFLVLWLLSSANKKTLEGIAEYFRMPLKVAIVGGEKSSQSPSVIPGGGMDALRKDGEVIRARDNDPSEEQRRNDLQEGQRLRALKQRLEQIIENNPMLRQFRPQLLLDITSEGLRIQILDTQNRPMFRTGSANVESYMRTILREIGPVLNELPNKVSLSGHTDAANYSNGERTYSNWELSSDRANASRRELIAGGMQEGKVLRVLGLAATMPLDKQDLLAPVNRRISIVVLNHKAQARFEAENASAAEVSVAAQAGKMAQEMQAGLAGASAPGAPAEGKSP; encoded by the coding sequence ATGAGCAGCGCACATGACATGCGTCCGATCATCGTCCGCCGGGCGAGATCGCACGCCAGGCCGCACGGCAACCACAGCTGGAAGATCGCCTACGCCGACTTCATGACGGCGATGATGGCGCTGTTCCTGGTGCTGTGGCTGCTGTCCAGCGCCAACAAGAAGACGCTGGAAGGCATCGCGGAATATTTCCGCATGCCGCTCAAGGTGGCCATCGTCGGTGGCGAGAAAAGCAGCCAGTCGCCCAGCGTGATCCCGGGCGGCGGCATGGACGCCCTGCGCAAGGACGGCGAAGTCATACGCGCGCGCGACAACGACCCGAGCGAGGAACAGCGCCGCAACGACCTGCAGGAAGGGCAGCGCCTGCGCGCGCTCAAGCAGCGCCTGGAGCAGATCATCGAGAACAACCCGATGCTGCGCCAGTTCCGCCCGCAGCTGCTGCTCGACATCACCAGCGAAGGCCTGCGCATCCAGATCCTCGATACGCAGAACCGCCCGATGTTCCGCACCGGCAGCGCCAATGTCGAGAGCTATATGCGCACCATCCTGCGCGAGATCGGGCCGGTGCTGAACGAGCTGCCGAACAAGGTCAGCCTGTCCGGCCATACCGACGCGGCCAACTATTCCAACGGCGAGCGCACCTACAGCAACTGGGAGCTGTCCAGCGACCGCGCCAATGCGTCGCGCCGCGAACTGATCGCGGGCGGCATGCAGGAGGGCAAGGTGCTGCGCGTGCTGGGCCTGGCCGCGACCATGCCGCTGGACAAGCAGGACCTGCTGGCGCCGGTGAACCGCCGCATCAGCATCGTCGTGCTCAACCACAAGGCCCAGGCGCGCTTCGAGGCCGAGAACGCCAGCGCAGCCGAGGTCTCGGTGGCGGCGCAGGCCGGCAAGATGGCGCAGGAGATGCAGGCCGGCCTGGCGGGGGCTTCGGCGCCGGGGGCGCCCGCAGAGGGCAAGTCACCATGA
- the cheA gene encoding chemotaxis protein CheA: MSVDIDITQFYQTFFEEAEELLVEMEQLLLGLDIESPDAEHLNAIFRAAHSIKGGAATFGFAALTETTHIFENLLDRTRRQELALTRTIIDTFLETKDVLQDQLNAYRNGTEPDPETLARICAVLQQLAQEAAGQAPVAAPVAAPAAAPVAAPVAAPAAVAGGALKIRLIKVSANDQALLREELANLGEITGQQEVNGELVVWLNTQCSADDIIAVCCFVIDMDQIVIEAAAEAPAAAPAPAAMPAPAPVPAAPAAPAPAAREKEKEKAKPAPAAAHGEGSIRVPTEKVDQIINLVGELVITQSMLAQTASSLDPVLFDRLFSGMGQLERNARDLQEAVMSIRMMPMDYVFSRFPRLVRDLASKLGKQIDLVTFGKATELDKSLIERIIDPLTHLVRNSLDHGIETPDRRVAAGKEPTGQLVLSAQHHGGNIVIEVSDDGGGLNRERILAKAIQNGLPVSENISDEEVWQLIFAPGFSTAEVVTDVSGRGVGMDVVKRNIQEMGGHVQISSRPGLGTTIRIVLPLTLAILDGMSVKVGEETFILPLNCVMESLQPKAEDVHTAANSDRVMHVRGEYLPLLEMHRVFNVADAVQEPTQGIAVILQAEGKRFALLVDQLIGQHQVVLKNLETNYRKVPCISAATILGDGSVALIVDVGALQRTGVRRQEPALA; encoded by the coding sequence ATGTCTGTCGATATCGATATCACACAGTTTTACCAGACCTTCTTCGAAGAAGCGGAAGAACTGCTCGTGGAAATGGAGCAGCTGCTGCTCGGCCTGGACATCGAGTCTCCCGATGCCGAGCATCTGAACGCGATCTTCCGGGCGGCGCACTCGATCAAGGGCGGGGCCGCCACCTTCGGGTTCGCGGCGCTGACCGAGACCACCCACATCTTCGAGAACCTGCTGGACCGCACGCGCCGGCAGGAACTGGCGTTGACCAGGACCATCATCGACACTTTTCTGGAAACCAAGGACGTGTTGCAAGACCAGCTCAACGCCTACCGCAACGGCACCGAACCCGATCCGGAAACGCTGGCGCGCATCTGCGCCGTGCTGCAGCAGCTCGCGCAGGAAGCCGCCGGCCAGGCGCCCGTGGCCGCGCCAGTTGCTGCACCCGCTGCGGCTCCGGTTGCCGCTCCCGTTGCCGCGCCTGCAGCCGTGGCAGGCGGCGCGCTGAAGATCCGGCTGATCAAGGTCTCGGCCAACGACCAGGCGCTGCTGCGCGAAGAACTCGCCAACCTCGGCGAGATCACCGGGCAGCAGGAGGTCAACGGCGAACTGGTGGTGTGGCTCAACACCCAGTGCAGCGCCGACGACATCATCGCGGTGTGCTGCTTCGTGATCGACATGGACCAGATCGTGATCGAAGCCGCGGCCGAAGCACCGGCCGCGGCACCGGCACCTGCGGCGATGCCCGCTCCCGCTCCGGTGCCGGCAGCCCCCGCCGCTCCTGCTCCCGCCGCACGCGAGAAGGAGAAGGAAAAAGCCAAGCCTGCCCCGGCCGCTGCCCACGGCGAAGGCTCGATCCGCGTGCCGACCGAAAAGGTCGACCAGATCATCAACCTGGTGGGCGAGCTGGTGATCACCCAGTCGATGCTGGCGCAGACCGCGTCGTCGCTCGACCCGGTGCTGTTCGACCGCCTGTTCTCCGGCATGGGCCAGCTCGAGCGCAACGCGCGCGACCTGCAGGAAGCGGTGATGTCGATCCGCATGATGCCGATGGACTACGTGTTCTCGCGCTTCCCGCGGCTGGTGCGCGACCTGGCCAGCAAGCTCGGCAAGCAGATCGACCTGGTCACCTTCGGCAAGGCCACCGAGCTCGACAAGAGCCTGATCGAACGCATCATCGACCCGCTCACGCACCTGGTGCGCAACAGCCTGGACCACGGCATCGAGACCCCGGACAGGCGCGTCGCCGCCGGCAAGGAGCCGACCGGCCAGCTGGTGCTGTCCGCGCAGCATCACGGCGGCAATATCGTGATCGAAGTCAGCGACGACGGCGGCGGCCTGAACCGCGAGCGCATCCTGGCCAAGGCGATCCAGAACGGCCTGCCGGTGTCCGAGAACATCAGCGACGAGGAAGTCTGGCAACTGATCTTCGCGCCGGGCTTCTCCACTGCGGAAGTCGTCACCGACGTCTCGGGCCGCGGCGTGGGCATGGACGTGGTCAAGCGCAACATCCAGGAGATGGGCGGCCACGTGCAGATCAGCTCGCGCCCGGGCCTGGGCACCACCATCCGCATCGTGCTGCCGCTGACGCTGGCGATCCTGGACGGCATGTCGGTCAAGGTCGGCGAAGAGACCTTCATCCTGCCGCTGAACTGCGTGATGGAATCGCTGCAGCCCAAGGCCGAGGACGTGCACACCGCCGCCAACTCCGACCGCGTCATGCACGTGCGCGGCGAATACCTGCCGCTGCTGGAAATGCACCGCGTCTTCAACGTTGCCGACGCGGTGCAGGAGCCCACGCAGGGCATCGCCGTGATCCTGCAGGCCGAAGGCAAGCGCTTCGCGCTGCTGGTGGACCAGCTGATCGGCCAGCACCAGGTGGTGCTGAAGAACCTGGAAACCAACTACCGCAAGGTGCCGTGCATCTCCGCGGCGACCATCCTCGGCGACGGCAGCGTGGCGCTGATCGTCGATGTCGGCGCGCTGCAGCGCACCGGGGTGCGCCGGCAGGAGCCGGCGCTGGCGTAA
- a CDS encoding chemotaxis protein CheW: MAGIGHIDTPGSDASGQEFLVFTLGSEEYGIDILKVQEIRSYETVTRIASAPDFIKGVTNLRGVIVPIVDLRLKFRLGNVRYDHQTVVIILNVAGRVVGIVVDGVSDVLTLTGEAIKPAPEFGVSISTEHLTGLGTIDGRMLVLIDIEKLMTSAEMALVEAELA, from the coding sequence ATGGCCGGCATCGGACACATCGATACCCCCGGAAGCGACGCTTCGGGCCAGGAGTTCCTGGTCTTCACGCTGGGCTCGGAGGAATACGGCATCGACATCCTCAAGGTGCAGGAGATCCGCAGCTACGAGACCGTCACGCGCATCGCCAGCGCGCCCGATTTCATCAAGGGCGTGACCAACCTGCGCGGCGTGATCGTGCCGATCGTCGACCTGCGCCTGAAGTTCCGCCTGGGCAACGTGCGCTACGACCACCAGACCGTGGTCATCATCCTCAACGTGGCCGGCCGCGTGGTCGGCATCGTGGTCGATGGCGTGTCGGACGTGCTGACGCTGACCGGCGAGGCGATCAAGCCCGCGCCGGAGTTCGGCGTGTCGATCTCGACCGAGCACCTGACCGGCCTGGGCACCATCGACGGCCGCATGCTGGTGCTGATCGATATCGAGAAGCTGATGACCAGCGCCGAGATGGCGCTGGTCGAGGCCGAACTGGCCTGA
- a CDS encoding CheR family methyltransferase yields the protein MTPFRTAASAPASLQGLAGAVSAPAANPRRDEMRDFLLTERDFEKIRALIHKRAGISLGSHKREMVYSRLARRLRTLQLADFASYLALLEADDRSPEWEFFTNSLTTNLTSFFREAHHFPLLAEHAKKTGRPYSVWCAAASTGEEPYSIAITLAEALGERAATVLATDIDTQVLAKARSGVYSADQVARLSPERLKRFFLKGTGPRAGSVKVKPELAATITFEPLNLLAPDWGIREQFDAIFCRNVMIYFDKPTQGRILERFVPLLKPHGLLFAGHSENFSYVTRAFQLRGQTVYELAHDAARAGRA from the coding sequence ATGACGCCGTTCCGCACTGCCGCCAGCGCGCCCGCCAGCCTCCAGGGCCTGGCGGGCGCAGTCTCCGCGCCGGCCGCCAACCCGCGGCGCGACGAGATGCGCGACTTCCTGCTGACCGAGCGCGACTTCGAGAAGATCCGCGCGCTGATCCACAAGCGCGCGGGCATCTCGCTGGGCAGCCACAAGCGCGAGATGGTCTACAGCCGCCTGGCGCGCCGCCTGCGCACGCTGCAGCTGGCCGACTTTGCCTCGTACCTGGCGCTCCTGGAAGCGGATGACCGCTCGCCCGAGTGGGAGTTCTTCACCAACTCGCTGACCACCAACCTGACTTCCTTCTTCCGCGAAGCGCACCATTTCCCGCTGCTGGCCGAGCACGCGAAGAAGACCGGCCGCCCGTACAGCGTGTGGTGCGCCGCGGCGTCCACCGGCGAAGAGCCGTACTCGATCGCCATCACGCTGGCCGAGGCGCTGGGCGAGCGCGCCGCCACCGTGCTGGCCACCGATATCGACACGCAGGTGCTGGCCAAGGCGCGCAGCGGCGTGTATTCGGCCGACCAGGTCGCGCGGCTCTCGCCCGAACGACTCAAGCGCTTCTTCCTGAAGGGCACCGGCCCGCGCGCGGGCTCGGTCAAGGTCAAGCCCGAGCTGGCCGCCACCATCACGTTCGAGCCGCTCAACCTGCTCGCGCCCGACTGGGGCATCCGCGAGCAGTTCGACGCGATCTTCTGCCGCAACGTGATGATCTATTTCGACAAGCCGACGCAGGGCCGCATCCTGGAGCGCTTCGTGCCGCTGCTCAAGCCGCACGGCCTGCTCTTCGCCGGCCACTCGGAGAACTTCTCCTACGTCACGCGCGCATTCCAGCTGCGCGGGCAGACTGTCTACGAACTGGCGCACGATGCCGCCAGGGCGGGAAGGGCCTGA
- the cheD gene encoding chemoreceptor glutamine deamidase CheD, translating into MRTPCLPEALATRTYFDREFGKQAVKLLPNEYYVTREDVVLTTVLGSCVAACIRDEVAGVGGMNHFMLPDDEGGGAGADRMLSPSMRYGSYALEVLINELLKMGARRERLEAKVFGGGAVLANMTTLNIGDRNADFVLRYLKAEEIRVAAQDLRGPHARRVSYFPVGGLALVRRLTRQDDEVSVARDERALARAIATSARAPARAPERTPELFARQSSTRPLP; encoded by the coding sequence ATGCGCACGCCCTGTCTGCCCGAGGCGCTGGCCACGCGCACCTACTTCGACCGCGAGTTCGGCAAGCAGGCGGTCAAGCTGCTGCCCAACGAGTACTACGTGACGCGCGAGGACGTGGTGCTGACCACCGTGCTGGGTTCGTGCGTGGCCGCGTGCATCCGCGACGAGGTCGCCGGCGTCGGTGGCATGAACCACTTCATGCTGCCCGACGACGAAGGTGGCGGCGCTGGCGCCGACCGCATGCTGTCGCCGTCGATGCGCTACGGCAGCTACGCGCTCGAGGTGCTGATCAACGAGCTGCTCAAGATGGGCGCGCGGCGCGAGCGGCTGGAGGCCAAGGTCTTCGGCGGCGGTGCGGTGCTGGCCAACATGACCACGCTGAACATCGGCGACCGCAACGCGGATTTCGTGCTGCGCTACCTCAAGGCCGAAGAGATCCGCGTCGCGGCGCAGGACCTGCGCGGCCCGCATGCGCGCCGCGTCAGCTATTTCCCGGTCGGCGGGCTGGCACTGGTGCGCCGCCTGACGCGGCAGGACGACGAGGTCTCGGTGGCGCGCGACGAACGCGCGCTGGCACGGGCCATCGCAACCTCGGCCAGGGCCCCGGCGCGCGCGCCGGAGCGCACCCCCGAACTGTTTGCGCGGCAGTCTTCCACGCGCCCGCTTCCCTGA
- a CDS encoding protein-glutamate methylesterase/protein-glutamine glutaminase, translating into MTAAKIKVLCVDDSALIRSLMTEIINSQPDMEVVGTAPDPLVARDLIKRLNPDVLTLDVEMPRMDGLDFLERLMRLRPMPVLMVSSLTERGSEITMRALELGAVDFVTKPKLGIRDGLIEYTDTIADKLRAAARARVRAAAQPAAGTAAPAPILRSPLLSTEKLIIVGASTGGTEAIKEFLMPLPPDSPAVMIVQHMPAGFTRSFAQRLDGLCRITVKEAEHGERVLPGHAYIAPGDSHLRLARSGANYVAHLSQEAPVNRHRPSVDVLFDSAAEHGGKNVIGVILTGMGKDGARGMLRMREAGAYNLAQDEHTSIVFGMPKEAIATGGVHEIVPLPSMTQRVMARLATYGTRAQRV; encoded by the coding sequence ATGACTGCCGCCAAGATCAAGGTGCTCTGCGTGGATGATTCCGCGCTGATCCGCAGCCTGATGACGGAGATCATCAACAGCCAGCCCGACATGGAAGTGGTTGGCACCGCCCCCGATCCTCTGGTGGCGCGCGACCTGATCAAGCGCCTGAACCCGGACGTGCTGACACTGGACGTCGAAATGCCGCGCATGGACGGCCTGGATTTCCTGGAGCGCCTGATGCGGCTGCGACCGATGCCGGTGCTGATGGTGTCGTCGCTGACCGAGCGCGGCTCGGAAATCACCATGCGCGCGCTGGAGCTCGGCGCGGTGGATTTCGTCACCAAGCCCAAGCTCGGCATTCGCGACGGGCTGATCGAATACACCGACACCATTGCCGACAAGCTGCGCGCCGCAGCGCGCGCGCGCGTGCGTGCCGCGGCGCAGCCTGCGGCAGGCACCGCTGCCCCCGCGCCGATCTTGCGCAGCCCGCTGCTGTCGACCGAGAAGCTGATCATCGTGGGCGCCTCCACCGGCGGCACCGAGGCGATCAAGGAATTCCTGATGCCGCTGCCGCCCGACAGCCCCGCGGTGATGATCGTGCAGCATATGCCGGCCGGCTTCACGCGCTCGTTCGCGCAGCGCCTGGACGGGCTGTGCCGCATCACCGTGAAGGAAGCCGAGCACGGCGAGCGCGTGTTGCCCGGCCATGCGTACATCGCGCCGGGCGATTCGCACCTGCGCCTGGCGCGCAGCGGTGCCAACTATGTCGCGCACCTGTCGCAGGAAGCGCCGGTCAACCGGCACCGGCCCTCGGTCGACGTGCTGTTCGATTCGGCCGCCGAGCATGGCGGCAAGAATGTGATCGGCGTGATCCTGACCGGCATGGGCAAGGACGGCGCGCGCGGCATGCTGCGCATGCGCGAGGCCGGCGCCTACAACCTGGCGCAGGACGAGCACACCTCTATCGTGTTTGGCATGCCGAAGGAGGCGATCGCCACCGGCGGCGTGCATGAAATCGTGCCCTTGCCGTCGATGACCCAGCGCGTGATGGCGCGCCTGGCCACGTACGGCACGCGCGCGCAACGGGTCTAG